In Kitasatospora gansuensis, a genomic segment contains:
- the ispG gene encoding flavodoxin-dependent (E)-4-hydroxy-3-methylbut-2-enyl-diphosphate synthase codes for MTAISLGIPALPLKPLATRRVSRQIMVGNVPVGGDAPVSVQSMTTTVTADINATLQQIAELTASGCQIVRVAVPTQDDADALPIIAKKANIPVIADIHFQPKYVFAAIEAGCAAVRVNPGNIKQFDDKVGEIAKAAKDAGVPIRIGVNAGSLDKRLLEKYGRATPEALVESALWECSLFEEHDFRDIKISVKHNDPVVMINAYRQLAAACDYPLHLGVTEAGPSFQGTIKSAVAFGALLAEGIGDTIRVSLSAPPAEEVKVGNQILESLNLRQRGLEIVSCPSCGRAQVDVYKLAEEVTAGLEGMEVPLRVAVMGCVVNGPGEAREADLGVASGNGKGQIFVKGEVIKTVPESKIVETLIEEALKLAEQMQADGVESGAPVVTAAE; via the coding sequence ATGACCGCGATCTCGCTCGGAATTCCTGCCCTGCCGCTCAAGCCGCTGGCGACCCGCCGCGTCTCCCGGCAGATCATGGTCGGTAACGTCCCGGTCGGCGGTGACGCTCCCGTCTCCGTCCAGTCGATGACCACCACGGTCACGGCCGACATCAACGCCACCCTCCAGCAGATCGCCGAGCTGACCGCCTCGGGCTGCCAGATCGTCCGGGTCGCGGTGCCCACCCAGGACGACGCGGACGCGCTGCCGATCATCGCCAAGAAGGCGAACATCCCGGTGATCGCGGACATCCACTTCCAGCCGAAGTACGTCTTCGCGGCGATCGAGGCCGGCTGTGCGGCGGTCCGGGTGAACCCGGGCAACATCAAGCAGTTCGACGACAAGGTCGGCGAGATCGCCAAGGCCGCCAAGGACGCGGGCGTGCCGATCCGGATCGGCGTCAACGCCGGTTCGCTCGACAAGCGGCTGCTGGAGAAGTACGGCCGGGCCACCCCGGAGGCGCTGGTCGAGTCCGCGCTCTGGGAGTGCTCGCTGTTCGAGGAGCACGACTTCCGCGACATCAAGATCTCGGTCAAGCACAACGACCCGGTCGTGATGATCAACGCCTACCGGCAGCTCGCGGCCGCCTGCGACTACCCGCTGCACCTCGGCGTCACCGAGGCCGGTCCGTCCTTCCAGGGCACCATCAAGTCGGCGGTCGCCTTCGGCGCGCTGCTGGCCGAGGGCATCGGTGACACCATCCGGGTCTCGCTCTCCGCGCCGCCCGCCGAGGAGGTCAAGGTCGGCAACCAGATCCTGGAGTCGCTGAACCTCCGTCAGCGCGGCCTGGAGATCGTCTCCTGCCCGTCCTGCGGCCGCGCCCAGGTGGACGTCTACAAGCTCGCCGAGGAGGTCACCGCCGGCCTGGAGGGCATGGAGGTGCCGCTCCGGGTCGCGGTCATGGGCTGCGTCGTGAACGGCCCGGGCGAGGCCCGCGAGGCCGACCTCGGGGTCGCCTCCGGCAACGGCAAGGGCCAGATCTTCGTCAAGGGCGAGGTCATCAAGACCGTCCCCGAGTCGAAGATCGTCGAGACCCTGATCGAGGAGGCCCTCAAGCTGGCCGAGCAGATGCAGGCCGACGGCGTCGAGTCCGGCGCTCCGGTGGTCACCGCCGCCGAGTGA
- the nusA gene encoding transcription termination factor NusA: MDIDMSALRGLVTEKNIPFELLVGSIESALLIAYHRTEGSRRKARVELNRKTGHVTVWALEDADELDEGVEPKEFDDTPSGFGRIAASTAKQVILQRLRDAADDQTFGEYAGKEGDIVTGVVQQGNDPKNILVDIGKLEAILPPQEQVPGEDYKHGTRLKCYVVAVRRGVRGPSVTLSRTHPSLVKKLFALEVPEIADGSVEIAAIAREAGHRTKIAVWSRRQGLNAKGACIGPMGARVRNVMAELHGEKIDIVDWSEDPADMVAAALSPARVTSVEIVDYAQRSARVIVPDYQLSLAIGKEGQNARLAARLTGWRIDIRPDTEAPAGSDRGESRDA; encoded by the coding sequence GTGGACATCGACATGAGCGCCCTGCGTGGGCTGGTTACCGAGAAGAACATCCCGTTCGAACTGCTGGTCGGATCGATCGAATCGGCCCTCCTCATCGCGTACCACCGCACCGAGGGGTCCCGCCGCAAGGCCCGGGTCGAGCTGAACCGCAAGACCGGGCACGTGACGGTCTGGGCGCTGGAGGACGCGGACGAGCTGGACGAGGGCGTCGAGCCCAAGGAGTTCGACGACACCCCGAGCGGCTTCGGCCGGATCGCCGCCTCGACCGCCAAGCAGGTCATCCTGCAGCGCCTCCGGGACGCCGCGGACGACCAGACCTTCGGTGAGTACGCGGGCAAGGAGGGCGACATCGTCACCGGTGTCGTCCAGCAGGGCAACGACCCCAAGAACATCCTGGTCGACATCGGCAAGCTGGAGGCCATCCTCCCGCCGCAGGAGCAGGTGCCGGGCGAGGACTACAAGCACGGCACCCGGCTGAAGTGCTACGTGGTGGCCGTCCGCCGAGGTGTCCGCGGCCCGTCCGTGACGCTCTCGCGGACCCACCCCAGCCTGGTGAAGAAGCTGTTCGCGCTGGAGGTCCCGGAGATCGCCGACGGCAGCGTCGAGATCGCCGCGATCGCCCGCGAGGCCGGCCACCGCACCAAGATCGCCGTCTGGTCGCGCCGCCAGGGCCTGAACGCCAAGGGCGCCTGCATCGGCCCGATGGGCGCCCGGGTGCGCAACGTGATGGCCGAGCTGCACGGCGAGAAGATCGACATCGTCGACTGGTCGGAGGACCCGGCGGACATGGTCGCGGCCGCGCTGTCCCCCGCGCGGGTGACGAGCGTGGAGATCGTGGACTACGCCCAGCGCTCCGCCCGGGTGATCGTGCCGGACTACCAGCTGTCGCTGGCGATCGGCAAGGAGGGCCAGAACGCCCGCCTCGCGGCCCGCCTGACCGGCTGGCGGATCGACATCCGGCCGGACACCGAAGCCCCTGCCGGAAGCGACCGCGGGGAATCCCGCGACGCGTAG
- a CDS encoding M50 family metallopeptidase: MWVLGILLFVLGLLFSIAWHELGHLSTAKLFGIRVPQYMVGFGRTIWSRKKGETEYGLKAIPLGGYIRMIGMFPPGADGRITQRSTSPWRTMIEDAREASYEEVRPGDEDRMFYTRKPWKRVIVMFAGPFMNLILSFGLYLVLFMVIGLQIAVPTIGSVSQCVVAAGKPTDSCPADAPASPAAAAGLRAGDTILSFGGDQISSYAQLQADIRKSPGQTVPIVVERGGQQLTLSATLTSNTVTKVDKDGYPVKGETVTAGFLGFAPAVGVDHLSLGESIDEMAVNAKHGVSALIALPGKIPGLWHAIVSDDPRPADSPMGMVGAARLGGEVFSQDRPLSQQLTFMVGLLAMINLSLFLFNMLPLLPLDGGHIAGAVWESVRRRFAALFRRPDPGPFDVAGLMPAAYVVAAVFICFTGLVMVADVVNPIRLN, encoded by the coding sequence ATGTGGGTGCTCGGCATCCTGCTCTTCGTGCTCGGGTTGCTGTTCTCGATCGCCTGGCACGAGCTCGGCCACCTCTCGACGGCCAAGCTGTTCGGCATCCGGGTCCCGCAGTACATGGTCGGCTTCGGCCGCACCATCTGGTCGCGGAAGAAGGGCGAGACCGAGTACGGGCTCAAGGCCATCCCACTGGGCGGGTACATCCGGATGATCGGGATGTTCCCGCCGGGGGCGGACGGGCGGATCACCCAGCGCTCCACCTCACCGTGGCGCACGATGATCGAGGACGCCCGGGAGGCCTCGTACGAGGAGGTCAGGCCCGGCGACGAGGACCGGATGTTCTACACCCGGAAGCCGTGGAAGCGCGTCATCGTGATGTTCGCGGGCCCGTTCATGAACCTGATCCTGTCGTTCGGGCTCTACCTGGTGCTGTTCATGGTGATCGGCCTCCAGATCGCGGTGCCCACCATCGGCTCGGTGAGCCAGTGCGTGGTGGCGGCGGGCAAGCCGACCGACAGCTGCCCGGCCGACGCCCCGGCGAGCCCGGCCGCCGCAGCCGGGCTGCGGGCTGGTGACACCATCCTGTCCTTCGGCGGCGACCAGATCAGCAGTTACGCCCAGCTGCAGGCGGACATCCGGAAGTCGCCCGGCCAGACCGTGCCGATCGTGGTCGAGCGCGGCGGGCAGCAGCTGACCCTGAGCGCGACGCTGACCAGCAACACCGTCACGAAGGTCGACAAGGACGGCTACCCGGTCAAGGGCGAGACCGTCACGGCGGGCTTCCTGGGCTTCGCCCCGGCCGTGGGCGTGGACCATCTCAGCCTCGGCGAGAGCATCGACGAGATGGCCGTCAACGCCAAGCACGGAGTCTCCGCGCTGATCGCTCTGCCCGGCAAGATCCCCGGCCTCTGGCACGCCATCGTCAGCGACGACCCGCGCCCGGCGGACTCCCCGATGGGCATGGTCGGTGCGGCCCGGCTCGGCGGCGAGGTGTTCTCCCAGGACCGCCCGCTCTCCCAGCAGCTGACCTTCATGGTCGGCCTGCTCGCGATGATCAACCTCTCGCTCTTCCTCTTCAACATGCTCCCGCTGCTCCCGCTGGACGGCGGCCACATCGCGGGCGCGGTCTGGGAGTCGGTTCGCCGCCGGTTCGCCGCGCTGTTCCGCCGCCCCGACCCGGGCCCGTTCGACGTGGCCGGGCTGATGCCCGCGGCGTACGTGGTGGCCGCCGTCTTCATCTGCTTCACCGGGCTGGTGATGGTGGCCGACGTTGTCAACCCCATCCGCCTGAACTGA
- a CDS encoding GNAT family N-acetyltransferase — translation MEQLTEVTIEAVDLAAWAADALEVQAVAFGLSDEEVAVRLQIVARHAEQPGVLAFGAFADSRLVGFGYGMPNRREHWWSTVIEPHLEARGFGDWLDDVFAVTELHVLPEYQGRGVGSTLIRTLCERSGQPRSILSAIDAETPARRLYRSLGYRDLARAVRFPNTIRPYAVMGAQLPLRQSQSANSR, via the coding sequence ATGGAGCAGCTCACCGAGGTGACGATCGAAGCCGTGGACCTGGCGGCGTGGGCCGCCGACGCCCTGGAGGTGCAGGCGGTCGCGTTCGGGCTGAGCGACGAAGAGGTGGCGGTCCGGCTGCAGATCGTGGCGCGCCACGCGGAGCAGCCCGGGGTGCTGGCGTTCGGGGCGTTCGCCGACAGCAGGCTGGTCGGGTTCGGGTACGGGATGCCGAACCGGCGGGAGCACTGGTGGAGCACGGTGATCGAGCCGCACCTGGAGGCGCGGGGGTTCGGGGACTGGCTGGACGACGTGTTCGCGGTGACCGAGCTGCACGTGCTGCCGGAGTACCAGGGCCGGGGGGTGGGCAGCACGCTGATCCGCACCCTGTGCGAGCGGTCGGGGCAGCCGCGCAGCATCCTGTCCGCGATCGACGCCGAGACGCCCGCCCGGCGGCTGTACCGGTCGCTGGGCTACCGGGACCTGGCCCGGGCGGTGCGGTTCCCCAACACGATCCGCCCGTACGCGGTGATGGGGGCTCAGCTGCCGTTGCGTCAGAGCCAGTCGGCGAATTCGAGGTAG
- a CDS encoding YlxR family protein, with protein MSGRTHVRACPERTCVGCRKRAAKHQLLRVVAVEGVCVPDSRGALPGRGAHLHPDPTCLDLAVRRRAFPRAFRLQGNLDTTALREYVEQRAGDTPAG; from the coding sequence TTGTCTGGCCGGACGCATGTCCGAGCATGCCCGGAACGCACCTGCGTGGGCTGCCGCAAGCGAGCGGCCAAGCACCAGCTGTTGCGTGTCGTGGCGGTCGAGGGCGTCTGTGTCCCCGATTCCCGCGGCGCACTGCCGGGCCGGGGTGCACATCTGCACCCCGACCCGACCTGCCTCGACCTCGCGGTCCGCCGCCGAGCTTTCCCCAGGGCCTTCCGACTCCAGGGAAATCTCGACACCACGGCACTGCGTGAGTACGTCGAGCAGCGGGCCGGTGACACCCCGGCAGGCTGA
- a CDS encoding aminoglycoside phosphotransferase family protein, whose translation MSAAAGQQITVPARLTDTVRARADEAELAWLAALPDTVAAQLAHWDLTLERVVQPGGRLSLVCTVLRADGTKAVLKTGPDTAATAREAAALAHWAGRGAVLLLAEAPGALLLERLYGDIPLRSLAEAKAMLEAVGLLQRLWVPPADDHPFRTVAEQVAELSAGLRRRRELSPDAQPLVDQALEVSAALLADDTEHLLLHGDFDHGKVLAADRAPWLAVAPRPLVGERAWDLAWLAQDRLDTLAGSPGPRGAARRRLRQLADAVEVDHDRLRGWALFRAVEAGLRQLADGSTDNAELYLEFADWL comes from the coding sequence ATGTCGGCAGCAGCAGGGCAGCAGATCACCGTCCCGGCCCGCCTCACGGACACCGTCCGGGCCCGCGCGGACGAAGCCGAACTGGCCTGGCTGGCCGCCCTGCCGGACACCGTCGCCGCCCAACTCGCCCACTGGGACCTGACCTTGGAGCGGGTGGTGCAGCCGGGCGGCCGGCTCAGCCTGGTCTGCACGGTGCTGCGCGCCGACGGCACCAAGGCGGTGCTGAAGACCGGCCCGGACACCGCCGCCACCGCGCGGGAGGCCGCCGCGCTCGCGCACTGGGCCGGTCGCGGCGCCGTCCTGCTGCTCGCCGAGGCGCCGGGCGCCCTGCTGCTGGAACGCCTGTACGGCGACATCCCGCTCCGCTCGCTCGCCGAGGCGAAGGCGATGCTGGAGGCGGTCGGCCTGCTCCAGCGGCTCTGGGTCCCGCCCGCCGACGACCATCCGTTCCGCACCGTCGCCGAGCAGGTCGCCGAGCTCTCCGCCGGGCTGCGCCGACGCCGTGAACTCTCGCCCGACGCCCAGCCGTTGGTGGACCAGGCGCTGGAGGTCTCGGCCGCGCTGCTCGCCGACGACACCGAACACCTGTTGCTGCACGGCGACTTCGACCACGGCAAGGTACTGGCCGCCGACCGCGCCCCCTGGCTGGCCGTCGCGCCCCGGCCGCTGGTCGGCGAACGTGCCTGGGACCTGGCCTGGTTGGCCCAGGACCGGCTGGACACCCTGGCCGGCTCCCCCGGCCCGCGCGGCGCCGCCCGGCGCCGCCTGCGCCAGCTCGCCGACGCGGTCGAGGTGGACCACGACCGGCTGCGCGGCTGGGCGCTGTTCCGCGCCGTCGAGGCCGGTCTGCGACAGCTGGCCGACGGATCGACCGACAACGCCGAGCTCTACCTCGAATTCGCCGACTGGCTCTGA
- a CDS encoding aldehyde dehydrogenase family protein: MTTTHEFWLAGRRATGDAEFEVHHSYDGSLVGKVSVPTDAQVEEALDAAVAVAPALAASPAHLRATALDHVARRLTERTEEIARLITAENGKPIKWARGEVGRAASVFRWAAEEARRTNGETMRLDTDPGGVGRFAVVRRFPRGVVLGIAPFNFPLNLVAHKVAPAIAVGAPIILKPAPATPLSALVLGEILAETELPAGSWSVLPVPNEKMPALVQDPRLPVISFTGSDKVGYQIMDSVPRKHVTLELGGNAAAVVLADWSSEADLDWAATRIAMFANYQGGQSCISVQRVIADATVYDALVEKVVAKVRAQVTGDPSADATDVGPLVDENAAKRVESWVDDAVAKGAKVLVGGTRDGAAYAPTVLAELPDDAILATAEVFGPVLSLHKVDSTEEAFAAVNDSKFGLQAGVFTHDLQSAFKAHQVLEVGGVVIGDAPSYRADQMPYGGVKDSGVGREGVKYAMGDFTYEKVLVLTGLDL, translated from the coding sequence GTGACCACCACCCATGAGTTCTGGCTGGCCGGGCGCCGGGCGACCGGCGACGCGGAGTTCGAGGTTCACCACTCGTACGACGGCAGCCTGGTCGGCAAGGTCAGCGTGCCGACCGACGCCCAGGTGGAGGAGGCGCTGGACGCCGCCGTCGCCGTCGCCCCGGCCCTCGCCGCGAGCCCCGCGCACCTGCGGGCCACCGCGCTCGACCACGTCGCCCGTCGGCTGACGGAGCGTACGGAGGAGATCGCCCGGCTGATCACGGCCGAGAACGGCAAGCCGATCAAGTGGGCGCGCGGTGAGGTCGGCCGGGCCGCCTCGGTGTTCCGCTGGGCCGCCGAGGAGGCACGCCGGACCAACGGCGAGACCATGCGACTGGACACCGACCCGGGTGGCGTCGGCCGCTTCGCGGTGGTCCGCCGCTTCCCGCGCGGTGTGGTGCTGGGCATCGCCCCGTTCAACTTCCCGCTGAACCTGGTGGCCCACAAGGTCGCCCCGGCGATCGCGGTCGGCGCCCCGATCATCCTCAAGCCGGCCCCGGCCACCCCGCTCTCCGCGCTGGTGCTCGGCGAGATCCTGGCCGAGACCGAGCTGCCGGCCGGTTCCTGGAGCGTGCTCCCGGTGCCGAACGAGAAGATGCCCGCCCTGGTCCAGGACCCGCGCCTGCCGGTGATCTCGTTCACCGGTTCGGACAAGGTCGGCTACCAGATCATGGACTCGGTGCCGCGCAAGCACGTCACCCTGGAGCTCGGCGGCAACGCCGCCGCGGTGGTGCTGGCCGACTGGTCCTCCGAGGCCGACCTCGACTGGGCGGCGACCCGGATCGCGATGTTCGCCAACTACCAGGGCGGCCAGTCCTGCATCTCGGTGCAGCGGGTGATCGCCGACGCGACGGTCTACGACGCGCTGGTGGAGAAGGTGGTCGCCAAGGTGCGGGCCCAGGTGACCGGCGACCCGAGCGCGGACGCCACCGACGTCGGCCCGCTGGTGGACGAGAACGCCGCCAAGCGCGTCGAGTCCTGGGTCGACGACGCCGTCGCCAAGGGCGCCAAGGTGCTGGTCGGCGGCACCCGGGACGGCGCGGCCTACGCCCCGACCGTGCTCGCCGAGCTGCCGGACGACGCGATCCTGGCCACCGCCGAGGTGTTCGGCCCGGTGCTCTCGCTGCACAAGGTGGACTCCACCGAGGAGGCGTTCGCCGCGGTCAACGACTCCAAGTTCGGCCTGCAGGCCGGCGTCTTCACGCACGACCTGCAGAGCGCCTTCAAGGCCCACCAGGTGCTGGAGGTCGGCGGCGTGGTGATCGGTGACGCCCCGTCGTACCGGGCCGACCAGATGCCGTACGGCGGCGTCAAGGACTCCGGCGTCGGCCGCGAGGGCGTCAAGTACGCGATGGGCGACTTCACGTACGAGAAGGTCCTGGTGCTGACCGGTCTCGATCTCTGA
- the rimP gene encoding ribosome maturation factor RimP, with protein sequence MSTTPTDRLRALLEPLAAEAGLDLEEVTVTQAGSRRQVQIDVDADGGVDLDAIAEFSRVVSERLDAAEDVMGTAPYVLEVGSPGAERPLNEPRHWRRAEGRLAKIHLVDGGEIVARVLESDEDGALVEVQPVKGRGRPKERRLEFAEIARARVQVEFNRKEDEGLLDESEIEDTDDDSTEDDE encoded by the coding sequence ATGAGCACCACCCCCACCGACCGGTTGCGTGCGTTGCTCGAGCCGCTGGCCGCCGAGGCAGGTCTCGACCTCGAAGAGGTCACGGTGACCCAGGCGGGCAGCCGCCGTCAGGTGCAGATCGACGTGGACGCCGACGGCGGCGTGGACCTGGACGCGATCGCCGAGTTCAGCCGGGTGGTCAGCGAGCGGCTGGACGCCGCCGAGGACGTCATGGGCACCGCCCCGTACGTGCTGGAGGTCGGCTCCCCCGGGGCCGAGCGTCCGCTGAACGAGCCCCGCCACTGGCGCCGGGCCGAGGGGCGGCTCGCCAAGATCCACCTGGTGGACGGCGGGGAGATCGTCGCCCGGGTACTGGAGAGCGACGAGGACGGCGCCCTGGTCGAGGTGCAGCCGGTGAAGGGCCGCGGCCGCCCCAAGGAGCGCCGCCTGGAGTTCGCCGAGATCGCCCGCGCCCGGGTCCAGGTCGAGTTCAACCGCAAGGAAGACGAGGGGCTGCTCGACGAGTCGGAGATCGAGGACACCGACGACGACAGCACCGAAGACGACGAGTGA
- the dxr gene encoding 1-deoxy-D-xylulose-5-phosphate reductoisomerase: protein MNSLAHPQLRFSPTVKDPTGPRELVILGSTGSIGTQAIDVVLRNPGRFKVVALSAAGGRVGLLAEQALQLGVHTVAVADPAAVPALREALSAQAAGRPLPDILAGPDAATELAGIECHSVLNGITGSIGLRPTLAALRAGRVLVLANKESLIVGGPLVKAVAQPGQIVPVDSEHAALFQALAGGTRAEVRKLVVTASGGPFRNRTREQLAGVTRDEALAHPTWAMGPVVTINSATLVNKGLEVIEAHLLYDVPFDRIEVVVHPQSVVHSMVEFTDGSTLAQASPPDMRMPIALGLGWPDRVPDAAPGCDWTKAATWEFFPLDNEAFPAVDLAREVGTLGGTAPAVFNAANEECVEAFLTGRLPFTGIVDTVAKVVSEHTVGTSLVVEDVLHAETWARARARELAAG from the coding sequence ATGAACTCGCTCGCCCACCCGCAGCTGCGCTTCTCACCGACCGTCAAGGACCCCACCGGCCCGCGGGAGCTGGTGATCCTCGGGTCCACCGGTTCGATCGGCACCCAGGCCATCGACGTGGTGCTGCGCAATCCCGGCCGGTTCAAGGTGGTCGCCCTGTCGGCGGCCGGCGGCCGGGTCGGGCTGCTCGCCGAGCAGGCGCTCCAACTGGGCGTGCACACCGTGGCGGTGGCCGATCCGGCCGCCGTCCCGGCGCTGCGGGAGGCGCTCTCCGCGCAGGCCGCGGGGCGGCCGCTGCCGGACATCCTGGCGGGCCCGGACGCCGCCACCGAGCTGGCCGGGATCGAGTGCCACTCGGTGCTCAACGGCATCACCGGATCGATCGGCCTGCGCCCGACGCTGGCCGCGCTGCGGGCCGGGCGGGTGCTGGTGCTGGCCAACAAGGAGTCGCTGATCGTCGGCGGCCCGCTGGTCAAGGCGGTCGCGCAGCCCGGCCAGATCGTGCCGGTGGACTCCGAGCACGCCGCGCTGTTCCAGGCGCTGGCGGGCGGCACCCGGGCCGAGGTCCGCAAGCTGGTGGTCACCGCCAGTGGCGGCCCGTTCCGCAACCGGACCAGGGAGCAGCTGGCCGGCGTCACCCGCGACGAGGCGCTGGCCCACCCCACCTGGGCGATGGGCCCGGTCGTCACCATCAACTCCGCCACCCTGGTGAACAAGGGCCTCGAGGTGATCGAGGCCCACCTGCTGTACGACGTGCCGTTCGACCGGATCGAGGTGGTGGTCCATCCGCAGTCCGTCGTGCACTCGATGGTGGAGTTCACCGACGGCTCCACGCTGGCCCAGGCCAGCCCGCCGGACATGCGGATGCCGATCGCGCTCGGCCTCGGCTGGCCGGACCGGGTGCCGGACGCCGCCCCCGGCTGCGACTGGACCAAGGCCGCCACCTGGGAGTTCTTCCCGCTCGACAACGAGGCTTTCCCCGCCGTGGACCTGGCCCGCGAGGTGGGTACGCTCGGCGGGACGGCCCCGGCCGTCTTCAACGCCGCCAACGAGGAGTGCGTCGAGGCGTTCCTGACCGGCCGGCTGCCTTTCACCGGGATCGTGGACACTGTGGCGAAGGTGGTGTCCGAACACACGGTGGGAACTTCCCTCGTGGTCGAGGACGTACTCCACGCGGAGACCTGGGCCCGCGCCCGGGCCCGCGAGCTGGCAGCGGGCTAG
- a CDS encoding ferritin-like domain-containing protein, with translation MLSLTRRSLLLLGVLSGAPLLLCGCTDEDGPAEAERKKADADLPLRHRAVADTDRLLAGYDAVLAGPGAAQADRLKALRAEVAEHRAALATGLPPGSPAATTPTAAPSPAATPAAVRSVAELAAAERTTAGARLADLTAASPELAKLLAAVSASGALHAVTLGDSGPVTGPAAAPSPSPSPSPSASASATPRPAAETTALQNTLAAEHAAVYGYGVVGARQPVGPLRAEAQTCYLAHQAKRDTWQRLLHSAGATPAAAAPGYQLPFPVSDPATAKQLAAHIEVQLTGVYAALVAAGSGELRQSAAGALREAALHARQWGADQSALPGLPAPDRATSSPSPSA, from the coding sequence ATGCTGTCCCTCACTCGGCGGAGCCTGCTCCTCCTCGGCGTGCTGAGCGGCGCCCCGCTGCTGCTCTGCGGGTGCACCGACGAGGACGGACCGGCGGAAGCCGAACGGAAGAAGGCCGACGCCGACCTGCCGCTGCGCCACCGCGCCGTCGCCGACACCGACCGGCTGCTGGCCGGGTACGACGCCGTGCTGGCCGGACCGGGAGCGGCCCAGGCCGACCGGCTCAAGGCGCTGCGCGCGGAGGTGGCCGAACACCGGGCCGCCCTGGCCACCGGACTGCCACCGGGCAGCCCCGCCGCCACCACCCCCACCGCAGCCCCCAGCCCGGCTGCCACCCCGGCGGCGGTCCGTTCGGTGGCCGAACTCGCCGCCGCCGAACGGACCACCGCCGGGGCCCGGCTGGCCGACCTGACCGCCGCCTCGCCCGAGCTGGCGAAGCTGCTGGCCGCCGTCTCCGCCTCCGGCGCGCTGCACGCGGTGACGCTCGGCGACAGCGGCCCGGTCACCGGCCCGGCCGCCGCGCCCTCCCCCTCGCCTTCGCCGTCCCCCTCAGCCTCCGCGTCGGCCACCCCACGGCCCGCCGCCGAGACCACCGCGCTGCAGAACACGCTGGCCGCCGAGCACGCCGCCGTGTACGGCTACGGCGTGGTCGGCGCCCGGCAGCCCGTCGGACCGCTGCGAGCCGAGGCGCAGACCTGCTACCTCGCCCACCAGGCCAAGCGGGACACCTGGCAGCGCCTGCTGCACAGCGCCGGCGCCACCCCGGCGGCCGCCGCGCCCGGCTACCAACTGCCGTTCCCGGTCAGCGACCCGGCCACCGCCAAGCAGCTCGCGGCGCACATCGAGGTCCAGCTCACCGGGGTGTACGCCGCCCTGGTGGCGGCCGGCTCCGGTGAGCTCCGGCAGAGCGCCGCCGGCGCACTGCGCGAGGCCGCCCTGCACGCCCGGCAGTGGGGCGCCGACCAGAGCGCGCTGCCCGGCCTGCCCGCCCCGGACCGCGCCACGAGCAGCCCCTCCCCGAGCGCCTGA
- a CDS encoding GNAT family N-acetyltransferase produces MLPGPFQVARALATTRVLDPQDLDDALEILHLDPVANAFVATRVEAVGLDPWRLGGEMWGWFDTDGRLSSLCYAGANLVLVNAGPDAVRAFAERARRQGRRCSSIVGPAGPTAALWASLERSWGPAREVRAHQPLMATAEPAAGITPDPLVRRVRRNEIDALMPACVAMFTEEVGISPLAGDGGLLYQARVAELVAGGRSFAHFAEDGSVVFKAEIGAVTAGACQIQGVWVAPEHRGQGRSETGMAAVMGYALRDVAPVVSLYVNDYNVRARAAYARVGFREVGAFMSVLF; encoded by the coding sequence ATGCTCCCCGGCCCCTTCCAGGTGGCCCGGGCCCTGGCGACCACGCGGGTACTCGACCCCCAGGATCTCGACGACGCCCTGGAGATCCTGCACCTCGACCCGGTCGCCAACGCCTTCGTGGCCACCCGGGTGGAAGCGGTCGGCCTCGACCCGTGGCGGCTCGGCGGTGAGATGTGGGGCTGGTTCGACACCGACGGCCGGCTCAGCTCGCTCTGCTACGCCGGGGCCAACCTGGTCCTGGTGAACGCCGGCCCCGACGCCGTCCGCGCCTTCGCCGAACGGGCCCGCCGGCAGGGGCGCCGCTGCTCCTCCATCGTCGGCCCGGCCGGCCCGACCGCCGCGCTCTGGGCCAGCCTCGAACGCAGCTGGGGCCCGGCCCGCGAGGTCCGCGCCCACCAGCCGCTGATGGCCACCGCCGAGCCCGCCGCCGGCATCACCCCCGACCCACTGGTGCGCCGGGTCCGGCGCAACGAGATCGACGCCCTGATGCCCGCCTGCGTGGCGATGTTCACCGAGGAGGTCGGCATCTCCCCGCTGGCCGGTGACGGCGGCCTGCTCTACCAGGCCCGGGTGGCCGAACTGGTCGCGGGCGGCCGCTCGTTCGCCCACTTCGCCGAGGACGGCTCGGTGGTCTTCAAGGCCGAGATCGGCGCCGTCACCGCCGGTGCCTGCCAGATCCAGGGCGTCTGGGTGGCCCCGGAGCACCGCGGCCAGGGCCGCTCCGAGACCGGCATGGCCGCCGTGATGGGGTACGCGCTGCGCGACGTCGCCCCGGTCGTCTCGCTCTACGTCAACGACTACAACGTGCGGGCCAGGGCCGCGTACGCCCGGGTCGGCTTCCGTGAGGTCGGCGCCTTCATGAGCGTGCTGTTCTGA